One part of the Raphanus sativus cultivar WK10039 chromosome 7, ASM80110v3, whole genome shotgun sequence genome encodes these proteins:
- the LOC108815341 gene encoding F-box/kelch-repeat protein At4g38940-like codes for MSWAEKNQSSSSPIMSLPEDIMVDILARVPRREYPRVSLVSKHFRSLVSSREIYARRSSLGCTEHCLYVVLFDLDNIVDRLYTLKDRDKGLVLIPGLPDMPSDGSFVAVGSRIYVFCKINSFFIDCTSHTVQHLPRMPVPMFNTAADVICGRIYVIGCISSKSESESKAMVVFDTETQTWVTMPWMELSDDFCTYISLVVMSGKLYARSFQNCFVYDPKEGKCETDEGLRSNNWVENGCVVDDVLFFYDDDFGGNELRAYDLERKCWRVVKGLDDLLAGMRRVNSFLEVTMSNYAGKLVLFFRSLEIIGEICCIEISLERRKGGQIWGRVDQSWCDHALIGSNFVIMKSLDVVL; via the coding sequence ATGTCTTGGGCAGAGAAGAATCAATCGTCGTCGTCTCCGATTATGTCACTTCCAGAGGACATCATGGTTGACATCTTGGCGCGTGTACCGAGACGTGAGTATCCAAGAGTCTCCCTCGTTTCAAAGCACTTCCGGTCACTCGTTTCGTCGCGTGAGATATACGCAAGACGATCTTCGTTGGGCTGCACTGAACATTGTCTCTATGTTGTCCTCTTTGACCTGGACAACATTGTCGACCGTTTGTATACCCTCAAAGACAGAGACAAGGGCTTGGTCCTAATCCCTGGGCTTCCTGATATGCCTAGTGATGGAAGCTTTGTAGCTGTGGGTTCAAGGATATATGTGTTTTGTAAGATTAACTCTTTCTTCATCGACTGTACATCCCACACTGTGCAGCATCTCCCGAGGATGCCTGTCCCCATGTTTAATACAGCCGCTGACGTCATCTGCGGGAGAATCTATGTAATTGGGTGTATCAGTTCAAAGTCAGAGTCAGAGTCAAAGGCGATGGTGGTGTTCGACACAGAAACACAAACGTGGGTGACAATGCCATGGATGGAGTTGTCTGATGACTTTTGTACGTATATAAGCTTGGTGGTGATGAGTGGTAAGTTGTACGCGAGGAGTTTTCAGAATTGCTTTGTTTACGACCCAAAGGAAGGCAAATGTGAAACGGACGAGGGGCTGCGTTCGAACAACTGGGTTGAGAACGGGTGTGTTGTTGATGATGTTTTGTTCTTTTACGATGATGATTTTGGTGGCAACGAATTGAGAGCGTATGATCTAGAGCGCAAGTGCTGGAGAGTGGTGAAAGGTTTGGATGATTTGTTGGCTGGGATGAGACGTGTTAATAGTTTTTTGGAAGTGACTATGAGTAATTACGCTGGCAAACTGGTTTTGTTTTTTCGTAGCCTAGAAATCATTGGGGAGATTTGTTGTATCGAGATTTCGCTGGAAAGACGCAAAGGAGGTCAGATTTGGGGTAGAGTTGATCAGTCCTGGTGCGATCATGCTTTGATCGGTAGTAATTTTGTCATTATGAAATCTCTAGATGTTGTGCTTTGA
- the LOC108816014 gene encoding uncharacterized protein LOC108816014 has translation MAPSAAMLILSHPLISHKTTNQSPSPPASKSRRMFDLLLPWKSSDSEEVGLGRLVFGDPATLEKRFQEALELSCW, from the coding sequence ATGGCGCCATCAGCTGCAATGCTCATACTTTCGCATCCTCTGATTAGCCACAAAACGACAAATCAGTCTCCATCACCGCCAGCCTCTAAGTCGAGACGTATGTTCGATCTTCTTTTGCCGTGGAAGTCATCGGACAGTGAGGAGGTCGGTCTGGGCCGGCTAGTCTTTGGCGATCCCGCTACACTGGAGAAGCGTTTTCAAGAAGCTCTTGAACTTAGCTGCTGGTAA